In Nymphalis io chromosome 13, ilAglIoxx1.1, whole genome shotgun sequence, the genomic stretch GTAATGATTAATGTTAATTGTAATagatcattaaaatttaaatcaaatggtTGCAAATTTAGTTATCATATTGATAATTctttcaatatattatgtttacgtAAGTACCATtttaggaaatatatatttcattatatatttttataaaaaataaaagtttattaacaTTGCTGTCATATcgataaatctatatataaaaagttaaagaaaaaaCGGTTCCCTTTTTCATTCTCTATTTACCAATTGTTTCGAACACTAGTATATTAAAATCGTAGTTAGTcgtactatatattttattatttaaaagtataggtacttttaattgctttttttagaCGAATCATAACAGAGAGTTTACGGCGACCGCGTCAGCTATCCAACAGATCTGGTCCGGCACGTGTAGACTATCATGTCGTCAGAGTAGGTACAGTGGGTACAGTGGGTTGAGTGGAATAGTCTCAGGCCGGAACACCGAGTCATCATACTTGTCTTCCGTGCGCACTGGGTCGACTGCTGTATGCGTATGCGATTCATGTCCGTGCGAGCTCGTTGAAAACGTTCTCAGGTGAGTAGAccagattatattataaatgcgaacgaAACTCTGTCTGACTGCTATCTCATTACGACTAAACCGCTGGCCTAAGCCGTTACGATCCGTAATGAAATCATATCTTGATATAGAGGTCGTCTGGGAGCTGGGTAGaacatatgaatatattatacaaggAGGTAAAGAGTTTAATCTgtggtaaaaataaattagacgcCACTAGTAACCGGGAACAGAATAATTTGATATCACCCAAGCTATACCCGACACGGGGCTGTAATATAGGACCTCATGATGTGCAGCCTAATAAACTGAAAGCTAAGGCACTCACCACAAAGAGGCAGTTCCACACCAtgatgaagattttttttttatagatagaaggcggacgagtatatgggccacctgatggtaagtggtcaccaacgcccatagacattggcattgtaagaaatgttaaccatcgcatacatcaccaatgcgccaccaaccttgggaactaaaatgttatgttccttgtgcctgtaattacactggctcactcacccttcaaaccggaacacaacaataccaagtactgctgttttgcggtagaatatctgatgagtggatggtatctactcagacgagcttgcacaaagctctaccaccagtaaagatgaTGTTACTGGACTATCATTaagtaaagttattatttaacatgTCTTAATATAGTATGTTTTCAGAACCTGTAGTCCAGCCACGAATGTTTACACCAGAACAATTGAATTCGTATCTGATTGTTATTACGATTTGGTCAAAACCGTAAGTGTGCTTTTTATCATAGAATATGTTTTTgcctttattgtattttttagaaCAAATGcacatatttatagttttttttcgtCTGTTTGTCAAAAAGTAACAAGAACCTGTAAGTCGCAAGATAATCGCTTATCCATGTACCAACGCGTTATCGGCGGATATTTAAGCTTAGAGAATGTTAAGTGTTTTAAAACTTGCTCAAcacatttatagaataggacggcggacgagcatttgggccacctgatggtgagtgttcaccaaacgtccttagacattgacattgtaagaaatgtcaaccatcgcttacatagccaatgcgccaccaaccttgggaactaagattttatgtcccttgtgcctgtaattacactggctcactcacccttcaaaccggaacacaacaatatcaagtactgctgttttgcggtagaatatctgaagaggggatggtacctacccagacaagctcgtctgggtaggtaccacccactcatcaggcgcattggatatgtaagcgatggttgacatttcttacaatgctaatgtctaagagcgttggtgaccacttaccatcaggtggcccatatgctcgtccgccttcctattctataaaaaaaaaaaaaagacaagcttgcacaaactCCTAGCACCAGTAAgaatattcgaaagaagaagacagagctTTGCTTAGTAACGCCGTAAATGTTTTATcaacattacttttatatattatataaacgtcAAAGATACGTACTTTAGAAGTTGTTAACTTATCTACAagtgaaagattaaaaaaaaatgcttttatatatatgtttattatgatagttatattttttctagtTGTGTGACTTCTTCAATTATATAGACCAAGTGATGCGCTGCGGCGTCACATGCCAGAGACAACCTCAGGTGATATATCTCatgcatgtatatattattacagaaataatcatcaatcaagaattgtttgtagtgcattatatagtagtacagtaacagcctgttaatgtcccactgctgggctaaggcctcctctcccttttgaggagaaggtttggagcttattcaaccacgctgctccaatgcgaattggtagaatacacatgtgccagaatttcaatgaaattagacacatgcaggtttcctcacgaggttttccttcaccgtcaagcacgggatgaattataaacacaaattaagcacataagcattcagtggtgcatgccccgggtttgaacccaggatcatcggttaagattcacgcgttctcaccactaggccatctcggcttcaggCTTCTTCGGCTGCATTATATAGCTTTTAACAAATCGCatagaatatgtaaatttaaggtttgtttatccttACTCCTTCGATTGAAATAAGCTATGGTTACCAGTATTT encodes the following:
- the LOC126773033 gene encoding uncharacterized protein LOC126773033, whose protein sequence is MVANLVIILIILSIYYVYTNHNREFTATASAIQQIWSGTCRLSCRQSRYSGYSGLSGIVSGRNTESSYLSSVRTGSTAVCVCDSCPCELVENVLRTCSPATNVYTRTIEFVSDCYYDLVKTLCDFFNYIDQVMRCGVTCQRQPQMLPVSRLNSIGHISFGSTKEEDEKERPIKNILKPTTFTFPKKPELDDFEYKATSSRTSESTAISLDIDTKISAKSPAGSEQLSNSCSKCIETGKTCIGSCPRQKKK